From the Fimbriimonadaceae bacterium genome, the window TGATTGTGCCAAGAATCAGGACACGGCGATAAGGGCCTCGTCGGACCGGCGCTCACGGACACGGTCGATGAGGAGGGCGTGCTCGGGGTGCGACAGGTCGGGGTCTCGCTCAAGGAAGGTGATCGCGGCACGCCGGGCGACTTCGAGCATCGGGCCGTCGTCGACCAGGTTAGCAATCTTGAACTCGACGTCGCCGCTTTGTCGGGTGCCGGCGAGGTCGCCCGGCCCACGAAGTTTTAGGTCCTCCTCGGCGATCACGAACCCGTTGGTCGTCTCGACAAGGACTTCCATGCGTTTGCGGGTGTCTTCGGTCTTGGCGTCCGCGACAAGGACACAAAAGCTCTGGGTCGAGCCGCGGCCCACCCGTCCGCGGAGTTGGTGGAGCTGGGCCAAGCCGAACCGGTTGGCGTCCTCGATCACCATCGCCGAGGCGTTAGGCACGTCCACGCCGACTTCGATCACCACCGTCGCCACGAGGATGTCCAGCTCATGGCGGCGGAACTGGTCCATCACCGCTTCCTTGTCGGCGGCCTTCATTTGACCGTGGAGGAGTCCGATGCGCAGGTCGGGGTACTCGGAGTCCTTCAGGCGGTAGAAAAGGTCTTCCGCCGCCTGGGTCTGCATCTTCTCGCTCTCATTGATCATGGGGCAGACGAAGTACGCCTGACGTCCTTCTTCGACAAGCTTGCGGACTCCGGCATAGACCTGGGGTCGGTCATTGGGCGCACGCCAGTGGGTCTTGATCGGTTTGCGGCCCGGCGGCAGTTCGTCGATGACGCTGAGGTCGAGGTCGCCGTACAGGGTCATCGTCAGCGTCCGGGGGATCGGCGTGGCCGTCATGACGAGGAAGTCAGGGTTCCCGTAGCCCTTCTGCCTTAAGGCCATGCGTTGCACGACGCCAAACCGGTGCTGTTCGTCCACGACGGCCAGCCCGAGCTTATGGAACGTCACGTGCTCTTGGATGATCGCGTGGGTCCCGACGCATATCTGGGCTTCGCCGTTGGCGGTCGCCTCCATCGCGCGCTTCTTCTCCCGGCTTCCTTGCTTGCCGACGAGAAGTTTGATGTCCACCCCGGCCGGCTCAAACAGGCGGCTGAGGTTAATGAAGTGCTGTTCGGCGAGGATCTCGGTGGGGGCCATGAGGGCGGCCTGGTAGCCGCACCGCACCGCCGCCAACATCGCGCAGGCGGCGACGGCGGTCT encodes:
- the recG gene encoding ATP-dependent DNA helicase RecG, encoding MASGHTDRLATDVQYLKGVGPKHAMTLRKLGLVTVGDVLWHLPRRYEDRRHLPLVRDLRAGEAATVRGRLRGVTSRPTRGGKVIIKARLADASGEISLVWFNQRHVLTQLQKVQGEIVAFGVVKEGERYQLEMASPEWEAIDEDDDPEEFARLQPVYPLTEGVPQWLVRRAARSAVEHFAQDVPDPLPASLREAQRLPKLAWAMRQIHRPDSPKAQEDARKRLVFDEFFFLQVALQMRRREVKQEVGTSFPISQLAGAPASGANLFSAMEDHHSGDLWEQVHAILPFELTSAQRRVVGEVWADMERPVPMNRLVQGDVGSGKTAVAACAMLAAVRCGYQAALMAPTEILAEQHFINLSRLFEPAGVDIKLLVGKQGSREKKRAMEATANGEAQICVGTHAIIQEHVTFHKLGLAVVDEQHRFGVVQRMALRQKGYGNPDFLVMTATPIPRTLTMTLYGDLDLSVIDELPPGRKPIKTHWRAPNDRPQVYAGVRKLVEEGRQAYFVCPMINESEKMQTQAAEDLFYRLKDSEYPDLRIGLLHGQMKAADKEAVMDQFRRHELDILVATVVIEVGVDVPNASAMVIEDANRFGLAQLHQLRGRVGRGSTQSFCVLVADAKTEDTRKRMEVLVETTNGFVIAEEDLKLRGPGDLAGTRQSGDVEFKIANLVDDGPMLEVARRAAITFLERDPDLSHPEHALLIDRVRERRSDEALIAVS